tgtaacgtaacaaaatttggaaaaggtcaaggggtctgaatattttctgaatgcacgGTATGTGGGGCCCATGCTGGAATTGAACCCACTACCTTGGTTGTTGCTATAGCTAGCTCCATGCTCCATGTCAAATGAGCCTTTAACATTCTATTTTGTAAGCTTGAAAAACCCTGTCTGGAAGATGTTAAGAGTACAGGCCTCAGACTGTCCTATTTAAAGGTACATCCACACACAGTTTTTGGAAGCAGAATGGTTTGTACTGTGCATATACTGTAGATTGTACTGAACATTTGAGGAGTATTTCAGGGGCTATGTAAGAAGCTGTCACCCTTGTGTTAGCTACACTCTCTCCTGTGGTGCAGTGTGAGCACTGTTTGTACCTCCCTGAACCTGTCTGTGCCCAGGGCAAGCCAGGCATCCTCCTCAAGGCCATACTTTGGTACTATCTCCAGCAGTTTGTGGAATTATTTTATATTACTGTGGGTTTGTCccacggccacacacacacacacacacatttgcaacAGTGCTAGTCTGTTTGGAGTATGTTTAAGTGCCCTCTCTGCCTCCTGCGTGTATCTCCAGCCCACTTTATTCTAATTCCCCAATCCTCTTTGTGAAAGCGACGTGTGCCACTGACAGAAAACAGGGTTAAGCTGTACGCAGAGAGATTCATAGAGCAGCACTCGACTGGACAAAAACACACTGAGTATCCCATTCTGCTTCTCCTCTATCCCTGCAGGCAttatctttctgtctttctttctatccacctctccctccctctattagTCTGGGACATTTCTCTCTGCCATCTCACTCCTCCCATTCCCACCACAATCTCCCTTCAGGTCAGTGAGTATTAGTCCTCTCACAGGGGCAAGGGGAACGTTGGGACGGCAACGACTCCACGACGACAAGCCTCTCCGGCATCATTTCCACGACGACGCCATCTCGGCAGGAGCATTACCACGGTGACACCCTCTCCTGACACGCCTAGCGGACACTTGTGGGTTGGTTTGCAGGTGCACCCTGCACAgagacgggggagggagggacataactaccttctttctgtctctctctctctctctctctctctctctctctctcatatctctctgagTATTTTTGTATCTGACCTGGGATTCGAAAACAAAGTTGACGGTAAAGACAACACTGGAGCTATGAGACCAAGATAAGAATGTGTTGAACCAGAGAACGTGTTGTGTCTCTCACAAGTAGCTCTGTTTTTCAAACTCAGGTCCTCAGCTCCTTTGACTCGTCTGGTTGGTTGGCTGAGATCGTTCTAATTCGTTCTGTTCTGTTGGAATTGTTTTGAGCTGGTAGCCCGGTTCAGGAACACCCAGTCCCTACGTGACTTGAGTCCACTTGAGGGACGTCACCGACAGAAGGGTCAGAGGGCGACGGTGAGGTCACCGACCAGAGTGAGAGACTGGAGCAAGAGAGCTTGGCAATTGGACCCAACATGGAGGGGTACGGCTACGAACACTTTGGGGTGGATGGAGAGCGGGACAGCCACCAGATGGACTACCGGAGGATCGTAGGGGACACAGAGCTACCCTGTCCCAGCTCCAACCCCTCACCACAAGATGCGGAGCACCTCTTCCGCCTCAGCCCCCATGGGCATGGGCACGGGCATGAGACGGCCGCCCAGCGATACAGCGCCACCCGCATCCAAGCTGGCTTTGGGCCTGAGAGGTGAGTCGGGCAAAGCAAGATTATGGTTAAAGCTGTACTAGAGTATTACTTAGTGAAATAAACTGGCATCCATTTGAAAAGAACAACATATTAGTGAAGGGCCAGGCAAAGAAGATTTGTAGATTCTTGCTGAAATGTAGAATAGTTTACTAGCGTAGCAACTCTGGAGCTGACTCATGTTGAAATCCAACCTGAGTTGGAGTTGCACCACACGGGGTTGGTGGCAcctaattggggaggacgggctcatggtattGACTTGAGCCAACGGTATCAaatatatcaaacacatggttttaatgtgtttaatgccattccatttactcccttccagccattattatgagctgtcctgccCTCAGCAGCTTCCTGTGAGTTTCACCccgttttgccctcagaacagtctcaattggTTGGGGCATggacaaggtgtcaaaagcgttccaaagggaagctggcccatgttgactccaatgcttcccacagtcaagttggttggatgtcctttgtgtggtggaccattcttgatacacacgggaaactgttgagcataaaaaacccagcagcattgcactTCTTGAGACACTCAAACCAGAGGCCTCGCACCTACTagcataccctgttcaaaggtacttaaatatgttgtcttgcccattcacaatggcacacatacacaatcaatgtctcaatgcttagaaatccttctttaacctgtctccttctcttcatctacactgattgaagtggatgtaataagtgacattaataagggatcatagctttcacctggattcacctggtcagtctatgtcatggaaagagcaggtgtttctaATTTGTTGTATATTCAGTGTATATTTGACTAATGAGCATTCAAGTTGTGGCATTAGTTCCTCCCACTTGTTTTGACTACTTTTCATTACTCTGCTTTCACCATGGTTACAATATGtaaatacagctcattgagtagTATCAGTTTACACTGCCACATAGCCCTGTGTTTAGCCTGGCTTGTCAATAACCTTGAAGTTAAATCTCCTTGTTAGCCCATAATGAAGCTCTAGGACGCCTGTGTCTTATATGGTTTATGGCGAGTCATTCTGAGCGTGGCCCCTAAACACATTGAAAAGCTATGAGTCAGTGGCGTACTCTGATGCCAAAACAACAGAAACTGCCTCAAGGCTATTTTTGGAGTGGCAGGTCCCCCTTATGCCTTGCAGCTAGGGCAGCAGGTGGAGAGCTTAATGGGATTGGGTTTGAATCAATGCTTGAAATAGCCACCGGGTGTGCATAGAGGAATCTCTGACCCATATTGTGGGTGACCCACATTTAAAGCAGTGAACTCATGCACAGACACAGTACCCGCCAGATCACCTTGGTACTTGTCAAGGCTGGGAAGGCCCTCTGTGTTTTGCGTAGTACTGGAGGAGGAGCTCCTGGTATAGTGCCACACAGGGAGTAGGTCAAGGGACANNNNNNNNNNNNNNNNNNNNNNNNNNNNNNNNNNNNNNNNNNNNNNNNNNNNNNNNNNNNNNNNNNNNNNNNNNNNNNNNNNNNNNNNNNNNNNNNNNNNcaaatacatttaaactccgtttttcacaattcctgacatttaatcctcgtaaaaattccctgtcttaggtcagttaggatcaccactttattttaagaatgtgaaatgtcagaataatagtacagagaatgatttatttcagcttttatttctttcatcacattcccagtggatcagaagtttacatacactcaattagtatttgggagcattgcctttaaattgtttaacttgggtaaaacgttttggatagccttccacaagcttcccacaataaactgggtgaattttggcccattcctcccgacaaagctggtgtaactgagtcacacatattctataggattgaggtcagggctttgtgatggccactccaataccttgactttgttgttcttaagccattttgccacaactttggaagtatgtttggggtcattgtccatttggaagacccatttgcgaccaaactttaactgatgtcttgagatgttgcttcaatatatccacataatgttccaccctcatgatgccatctattttgtgaagtgcaccagtcccttctgcagcaaagcacccacacaacatgatgctgccaccccggagcgtcacggttgggatggtgttcttcagcttgcaagcctccccctttttcctctaaacataacgatggtcattatagccaaacagttctagaggatatttctacaaaaagtaagatttttctctccatgtgcagttgcaaaccgtagtctgtttttttcttcatggtggttttggagcagtggcttatgtcgctataggactcattttactgtggatatagatacttttgtatctgcttcctccagcatcttcacaaggtcctttgctgttgttctgggattgatttgcacttttcgcaccaaagtacgttcatctctaggagacagaacgcgtctcgctgtatgacggctgcatggtcccatggtgttcatacttacgtactattgtggtggaggaatgtggtaccttcaggcatttggaaattgctcccaaggatgaaccagacttgtggaggtctactatttattttctgaggtcttggctgatttcttgatgtcaagcaaagaggcactgagtttgaaggtaggccttgaaatacatccacaggtacacctccaatagactcaaatgatgtcaattagcctaccagaagcttctaaagccatgacatcattttctagaattttccaagttgtttaaaggtacagtcaacttagtgtatgtaaacttctgacccactggaattgtgatacagtgaattataagtgaaataatctgtctgtaaacaattgttggaaaaattacttgtgttatgcacaaagtaaatgtcctaaccgacttgccaaaactatagtttgttaacaagaaatttgtggagtggttgtacACAAAgtttaatgacaccaacctaagtgtatgggcTTCCGACTATCATTGACCTATATTATAAAACCTCTACAGATCTGACAGATGACCACTGTTGTAAATAAAAACATACCAGGTTAGCATTCCTGTCCCTAGTGTAAAACATATAGGTTGTATTCACATCCCAATTAGCAAAACATACCAGGTTAGCATTCACTGTCCCCAGTGTAAAACATACCGGTTAGCATTCACTGTCCCAGTGTAAAACATACGAGTTGGCATTCACTGTCCCAATTAGCAAAACATACCAGGTTAGCAGCATTCACTGTCCCACTAGCAAAACATGCCAGGTTAGCATTCACTGTCCCAATTAGCAAAACATACCAGGTTAGCATTCACTGTCCCAATTAGCAAACATACCAGGTTAACATTCACTGTCCCAATTAGCAAAACATACCAGGTTAGCATTCACTGTCCCAATTAGCAAAACATACCAGGTTAGCATTCACTGTCCCAGTGCAAAACATGCCAGGTTAGCATTCACTGTCCCAATTAGCAAAACATGCCCGGTAGCATTCACTGTCCCCAATTAGCAAAACATGCCAGGTTAGCATTCACTGTCCCAATTAGCAAAACATACCAGGTTAGCATTCACTGTCCCAATTAGCAAAACATACCAGGTTAGCATTCACTGTGAATTAGCTTAAGCTTATACCAGTTGGCATTCACTGTCCCAATTAGCAAAACATGCCAGGTTAGCATTCACTGTCTCAATTAGCAAAACATACCAGGTTAGCATTCACTGTCCCAATTAGCAAAACATGCCACGCAGTTATTGATGCCCCTCCTCCACTTCCTATAggcacagtattacacacagggATGGATATCTAATAAGAACATTCTAAAACTAACCAAGATACAGACAAATGTTATCTTTTCCATCTACGCCCAGCAGATTTTGGACCTACTGAAGGCTAGTATCAATTGTGGTCTACTAGCTAGCCGGCCAGTCTACTAGCCCGGCTGGCCAGCGCCAGTCTTCTAGCCCAGCCCGGCTGGCCAGCGCCAGTCTACTAGCCCGGCTGGCCAGCGGCAGTCTACTAGCCCGGCTGGCCTGCACCAGTCTACTAGCCCGGCTGGCCAGTGGCAGTCTACTAGCCCGGCTGGCCAGCGGCAGTCTACTAGCCCGGCTGGCCAGCGGCAGTCTACTAGCCCGGCTGGCCAGCGCCAGTCTACTAGCCCGGCTGGCCAGCGGCAGTCTACTAGCCCGGCTGGCCTGCACCAGTCTACTAGCCCGGCTGGCCAGTGGCAGTCTACTAGCCCGGCTGGCCAGCGGCAGTCTACTAGCCCGGCTGGCCAGCGGCAGTCTACTAGCCCGGCTGGCCTGCACCAGTCTACTAGCCCGGCCCAAAATCCTTAAGTTCCATCACTGATAACCATCTCATACATCCAACCTGCCTTCTCCTCTACTGTGACTTTCTCCTGGTCCAGGCCAGTCAGGTGTTGAAGGAGGAAGATCACTGCCAGTCTGTAGTCCAGTTGCTCCTGGGGTTGAAACAACAGTGAAAGAAGCAGCATGGACATGTCTATTGTCAGTACAGAGGAAGCAGACAGCATTAGGGAGCTAACTTGTTAGTTAGGGATGTGTTCTGGGTGTAGGTGCAGTGCAGCTACCTGGACTAGGTTTCTCTGCAGATTCAGCTCCCGGAGCAGGCACAGGTCATGGATGTGTGTGGCCTCCTTGATTTCACTGATCTGAGAACAGTATATCATACAGAAAAAAGATCAGATGCTTGGATCAAGAATAAATCCTTTAAAAACTATTAAAACTAAATGTAATACCACAGCCAATCTATCAGTTGATGCAGTGGAATAGCTTTATCACTCAGCTCCTGGTATACAGTCGCTAGGTGGTTTAGTGATACTGGCCATTGATACCATGCAGACAGTGGCAGAGACAAGAGCAGGACATTAAGGAATGGACTGTGTCTCACCAGGTTCCTCTCCAGTTTGAGAAGAGAGCAGGACATTAAGGAATGGACTGTGTCTCACCAGGTTACTCTCCAGTTTGACAGGAGAGCAGGACATTAAGGAATGGACTGTGTCTCACCAGGTTCCTCTCCAGTTTGACAGGAGAGCAGGACATTAAGGAATGGACTGTGTCTCACCAGGTTCCTCTCCAGTTTGACAGGAGAGCAGGACATTAAGGAATTAGGGAGGGTAACCAAGGTCGACAAGAGAGCAGGACATTAAGGAATGGACTGTGTCTCACCAGGTTACTCTCCAGATTGATGGAGCCCAGCAGATGGAGATTCTGCAGGCCTGACAGACTGCTGATGCGGTTCAGAGACAGATCCAGGACCTGCAGGGTTCTCAGAGTCTCCACATTCTCTATCTTCTCAATCTGATTCCCCCTCTGGATAGAGAGGACGTGATACATGACAAACACTGGGAATATGAATACCgtgtggacaaatacacacacacatattaatgAACTCATacaagctcacacacacaactctccctcctcctacacactgtcacgacgttgccctctttggacaCAGCGAGTACCACCTCCCTACCTCTgtaccatctctctctgtctgtctccttacaaccaggctgctgtggtcagagaagTCGTAAATTCTTTCTTTGTTGAAATTGTAcacatttttctccccaattgtggtatccaattgttagtagctactatcttgtctcatcgctacaactcaaatcaaattttatttgtcacatacacatggttagcagatgttaatgcgagtgtagcgaaatgcttgtgcttctagttccgacaatgcagtaataaccaacaagtaatctaactaacaattccaaaactactgtcttatacacagtgtaaggggataaagaatatgtacataaggatatatgaatgagtgatggtacagagcagcataggcaagatacagtagatggtatcgagtacagtatatacatatgagatgagtatgtaaacaaagtggcagtactgcagcgccagctgtgccaccagagactctgggttcgcgcccaaggctctgtcgtaaccggccgcgaccgggaggtccgtggggcgacgcacaattggcctagcgtcgtccgggttagggagggtttggccggtagggatatccttgtctcatcgcgcaccagcgactcctgtggcgggccgggcgcagtgcacgctaaccaaggttgccaggtgcacggtgtttcctccgacacattggtgcggctgacttccgggttggatgcgcgctgtgttcagaagcagtgcggcttggttgggttgtgtatcggaggatgcatgactttcaaccttcgtctctcccgagcccgtacgggatatccctactggccaaacactccctaacacggacgacgctaggccaa
This DNA window, taken from Oncorhynchus nerka isolate Pitt River linkage group LG23, Oner_Uvic_2.0, whole genome shotgun sequence, encodes the following:
- the LOC115120784 gene encoding leucine-rich repeat and guanylate kinase domain-containing protein-like isoform X2, with translation MSCSPVKLERNLISEIKEATHIHDLCLLRELNLQRNLVQEQLDYRLAVIFLLQHLTGLDQEKVTVEEKAGWMYEMVISDGT
- the LOC115120784 gene encoding leucine-rich repeat and guanylate kinase domain-containing protein-like isoform X1, encoding MSSLICVCVFVHTVFIFPVFVMYHVLSIQRGNQIEKIENVETLRTLQVLDLSLNRISSLSGLQNLHLLGSINLESNLISEIKEATHIHDLCLLRELNLQRNLVQEQLDYRLAVIFLLQHLTGLDQEKVTVEEKAGWMYEMVISDGT